A region of Anticarsia gemmatalis isolate Benzon Research Colony breed Stoneville strain chromosome 18, ilAntGemm2 primary, whole genome shotgun sequence DNA encodes the following proteins:
- the LOC142980512 gene encoding uncharacterized protein LOC142980512, translating into MGIIAASVFTVTAACVAATVCYYKMKKRKLQMQEKEENERNNEEMVVNDIYSIYEIQVKSNENLYENCNKVGNRSEGAEGKNTNKEVKTEAVYSNQEPESSAPNNYDSANFYMQAMPQNERTQRTCENSTYEYDYVEPNRVVKILDDS; encoded by the exons ATGGGTATAATAGCAGCATCAGTATTCACGGTTACCGCTGCGTGCGTCGCCGCGACTGTTTGCTACTACAAAATGAAGAAACGAAAGTTACAAATG CAAGAAAAAGAAGAGAATGAAAGAAATAATGAAGAAATGGTGGTTAACGATATTTACTCTATATATGAAATACAAGTCAAGAGTAATGAAAATCTTTATGAAAATTGTAACAAAGTTGGCAACAGAAGCGAAGGCGCTGAAggaaaaaataccaataaagaAGTGAAGACTGAAGCTGTTTATAGCAACCAAGAGCCTGAAAGCAGCGCACCGAATAATTACGATTCTGCAAACTTTTATATGCAAGCTATGCCTCAAAATGAGAGGACCCAAAGAACATGTGAGAATTCTACTTATGAATATGATTATGTGGAACCTAATCGTGTCGTAAAAATTCTAGATGATAGCTGA